The following are encoded in a window of Pseudomonas sp. JQ170C genomic DNA:
- the rho gene encoding transcription termination factor Rho, with translation MNLTELKQKPITDLLEMAEQMGIENMARSRKQDVIFSLLKKHAKSGEEISGDGVLEILQDGFGFLRSADASYLAGPDDIYVSPSQIRRFNLRTGDTIVGKIRPPKEGERYFALLKVDTINFDRPENAKNKILFENLTPLFPNERLKMEAGNGSTEDLTGRVIDLCAPIGKGQRGLIVAPPKAGKTIMLQNIAANITRNNPECHLIVLLIDERPEEVTEMQRTVRGEVVASTFDEPPTRHVQVAEMVIEKAKRLVEHKKDVVILLDSITRLARAYNTVIPSSGKVLTGGVDAHALEKPKRFFGAARNIEEGGSLTIIATALVETGSKMDEVIYEEFKGTGNMELPLDRKIAEKRVFPAININRSGTRREELLTADDELQRMWILRKLLHPMDEVAAIEFLVDKLKQTKTNDEFFLSMKRK, from the coding sequence ATGAACCTGACTGAACTCAAGCAAAAGCCGATTACCGATCTGCTCGAAATGGCCGAACAGATGGGCATAGAAAATATGGCCCGTTCGCGCAAGCAAGATGTGATTTTCTCCCTGTTGAAAAAGCATGCGAAAAGCGGCGAGGAAATCTCCGGTGACGGCGTGCTGGAGATTCTCCAGGACGGCTTCGGCTTCCTGCGTTCGGCTGATGCCTCTTACCTGGCCGGCCCGGACGATATCTATGTCTCGCCAAGCCAGATCCGTCGCTTCAACCTGCGTACCGGCGATACCATCGTCGGCAAGATCCGCCCGCCAAAAGAAGGCGAGCGTTACTTCGCCCTGCTGAAAGTCGATACCATCAACTTCGACCGGCCGGAAAACGCGAAGAACAAGATCCTGTTCGAGAACCTGACGCCGTTGTTCCCCAACGAGCGCCTGAAGATGGAAGCCGGTAACGGCTCCACCGAAGACCTCACCGGCCGGGTTATCGACCTCTGCGCCCCGATTGGCAAAGGCCAGCGCGGCCTGATCGTCGCTCCGCCAAAAGCGGGCAAGACCATCATGCTGCAGAACATCGCGGCGAACATTACCCGTAACAACCCCGAGTGCCACCTGATCGTTCTGCTGATCGACGAGCGCCCGGAAGAAGTAACCGAAATGCAGCGCACCGTGCGCGGCGAAGTGGTTGCCTCCACCTTCGACGAGCCGCCAACCCGCCACGTGCAGGTTGCCGAAATGGTCATCGAGAAGGCCAAGCGCCTGGTTGAGCACAAGAAAGACGTGGTCATCCTGCTCGACTCGATCACTCGTCTGGCCCGTGCCTACAACACCGTGATCCCGAGCTCCGGCAAGGTCCTGACCGGTGGTGTCGATGCCCACGCCCTGGAGAAGCCGAAGCGTTTCTTCGGTGCTGCGCGTAACATCGAAGAAGGCGGCTCGCTGACCATCATCGCCACCGCGCTGGTTGAAACCGGCTCGAAGATGGACGAAGTGATCTACGAAGAGTTCAAGGGTACCGGCAACATGGAGCTGCCTCTGGACCGTAAGATCGCCGAGAAGCGCGTCTTCCCGGCCATCAACATCAACCGTTCGGGTACCCGTCGCGAAGAGCTGCTGACCGCCGACGACGAGCTGCAGCGCATGTGGATCCTGCGCAAGCTGCTGCACCCGATGGATGAAGTTGCCGCTATCGAGTTCCTGGTCGACAAGCTCAAGCAGACCAAGACCAACGACGAGTTCTTCTTGTCGATGAAGCGCAAGTAA
- the ubiD gene encoding 4-hydroxy-3-polyprenylbenzoate decarboxylase has protein sequence MQYRDLRDFIRGLEQRGELKRIQVPISPVLEMTEVCDRTLRAKGPALLFEKPTGFDIPVLGNLFGTPERVAMGMGAESVSELREIGKLLAFLKEPEPPKGLKDAWSKLPIFKKVVSMAPKVVKDAACHEVIIEGDDVDLGLLPVQHCWPGDVAPLITWGLTVTRGPNKDRQNLGIYRQQVIGRNKVIMRWLSHRGGALDYREWCEKHPGQPFPVSVALGADPATILGAVTPVPDSLSEYAFAGLLRGNRTELVKCRGNDLQVPATAEIILEGVIHPGEMAPEGPYGDHTGYYNEVDSFPVFTVERITHRQKPIYHSTYTGRPPDEPAILGVALNEVFVPILQKQFPEITDFYLPPEGCSYRMAVVTMKKQYPGHAKRVMLGVWSFLRQFMYTKFVIVTDDDINARDWNDVIWAITTRMDPKRDTVMIDNTPIDYLDFASPISGLGSKMGLDATHKWPGETTREWGRVIVKDEAVTRRIDELWNQLGID, from the coding sequence ATGCAGTATCGCGATTTGCGCGACTTTATCCGTGGCCTGGAACAGCGCGGCGAACTCAAGCGCATCCAGGTTCCGATCTCTCCAGTCCTGGAAATGACCGAAGTCTGCGACCGCACTCTGCGCGCCAAAGGCCCGGCCCTGCTGTTCGAGAAGCCAACGGGCTTCGACATTCCGGTGCTGGGCAACCTGTTCGGCACCCCGGAGCGGGTGGCCATGGGCATGGGCGCCGAGTCGGTCAGCGAGCTGCGCGAGATCGGCAAGCTGCTGGCCTTCCTCAAGGAGCCTGAGCCGCCCAAGGGCCTCAAGGACGCCTGGTCGAAACTGCCGATCTTCAAGAAAGTCGTGTCCATGGCGCCGAAGGTGGTCAAGGATGCGGCCTGTCATGAAGTCATCATCGAAGGCGACGATGTCGACCTGGGTCTGCTGCCCGTGCAGCATTGCTGGCCGGGCGACGTGGCCCCGCTGATTACCTGGGGCCTCACGGTGACCCGTGGGCCAAACAAGGACCGCCAGAACCTGGGCATCTACCGTCAGCAGGTGATTGGCCGCAATAAAGTCATCATGCGCTGGCTCAGCCACCGCGGCGGCGCCCTGGACTATCGCGAATGGTGCGAGAAGCACCCGGGCCAGCCGTTCCCGGTTTCCGTGGCCCTGGGGGCGGACCCGGCCACCATCCTCGGCGCCGTGACGCCGGTGCCCGATTCCCTGTCCGAGTACGCTTTCGCCGGGCTGCTGCGCGGCAACCGGACCGAGCTGGTCAAATGCCGTGGCAATGACCTGCAAGTGCCTGCCACCGCCGAAATCATCCTCGAAGGTGTGATTCACCCAGGCGAGATGGCACCGGAAGGCCCGTACGGCGACCATACCGGCTACTACAACGAAGTCGACAGCTTCCCGGTGTTCACTGTCGAGCGCATTACCCATCGACAAAAGCCTATCTATCACAGCACCTACACCGGCCGTCCGCCTGATGAGCCGGCGATTCTCGGTGTGGCGTTGAACGAAGTGTTCGTGCCGATCCTGCAGAAGCAGTTCCCGGAGATCACCGATTTCTACCTGCCGCCGGAAGGTTGTTCCTACCGCATGGCGGTGGTGACCATGAAGAAGCAGTACCCGGGGCACGCCAAGCGCGTCATGCTGGGTGTCTGGTCGTTTTTGCGACAGTTCATGTACACCAAGTTCGTTATTGTCACCGATGACGACATCAATGCCCGCGACTGGAATGATGTGATCTGGGCCATCACCACGCGCATGGACCCCAAGCGCGATACGGTGATGATCGACAACACCCCGATCGACTACCTGGACTTCGCCTCGCCGATCTCGGGCCTGGGGTCGAAGATGGGACTGGATGCCACCCATAAATGGCCAGGTGAAACCACCCGTGAATGGGGACGGGTCATCGTCAAGGATGAAGCTGTCACCCGGCGGATCGATGAGCTGTGGAACCAGTTGGGAATAGACTAA
- the hemB gene encoding porphobilinogen synthase: MSFTPANRLFPATRLRRNRRDDFSRRLVRENVLTVDDLILPVFVLDGENRREEVASMPGVERLSIDLLLEAAQEWVNLGIPALALFPVTPTEKKSLDGAEAWNPDGIAQRATRALRERFPELGVITDVALDPFTTHGQDGILDEEGYVQNDITVDALVRQALSHAEAGAQVVAPSDMMDGRIQAIREALELAGHVNVRIMAYSAKYASAYYGPFRDAVGSALNLGKANKASYQMDPANSNEALHEVAADLAEGADMVMVKPGMPYLDILYRVKDEFKVPTFVYQVSGEYAMHMAAIQNGWLSEGVILESLTAFKRAGADGILTYFAVRAAQLMRGQ; the protein is encoded by the coding sequence GTGAGCTTTACCCCCGCTAACCGTTTGTTTCCTGCCACTCGTCTGCGTCGCAACCGCCGTGACGATTTTTCCCGTCGCCTGGTTCGCGAAAACGTACTGACCGTCGATGACCTGATCCTTCCGGTATTTGTCCTGGATGGCGAGAACCGCCGCGAAGAAGTTGCCTCGATGCCGGGTGTCGAGCGTCTGAGCATCGACCTGCTGCTGGAAGCTGCGCAAGAGTGGGTGAACCTGGGTATTCCGGCCCTGGCACTGTTCCCGGTCACGCCTACCGAGAAGAAGTCGCTGGACGGCGCCGAAGCCTGGAACCCGGATGGTATCGCTCAGCGCGCCACCCGCGCCCTGCGTGAGCGTTTCCCCGAGCTGGGTGTGATCACCGACGTCGCCCTCGACCCGTTCACCACCCATGGCCAGGACGGTATCCTCGACGAGGAAGGCTACGTACAGAACGACATTACCGTCGATGCCCTGGTGCGTCAGGCGCTGTCTCACGCTGAAGCCGGCGCTCAGGTTGTAGCGCCGTCGGACATGATGGATGGCCGCATCCAGGCCATCCGTGAAGCCCTGGAGCTGGCCGGTCACGTCAACGTGCGTATCATGGCCTACTCGGCCAAGTACGCCAGTGCCTATTACGGCCCGTTCCGCGATGCGGTCGGCTCGGCCCTGAACCTTGGCAAGGCCAACAAGGCCTCCTACCAGATGGACCCGGCCAACAGCAACGAAGCCCTGCATGAAGTGGCCGCAGACCTGGCCGAGGGCGCCGATATGGTCATGGTCAAGCCAGGGATGCCCTACCTGGACATCCTTTATCGGGTCAAAGATGAATTCAAGGTCCCGACCTTTGTCTATCAGGTCAGTGGCGAGTACGCCATGCACATGGCCGCGATCCAGAACGGCTGGCTCAGTGAAGGGGTGATCCTTGAATCCCTCACGGCCTTCAAACGGGCAGGAGCTGATGGCATCCTGACCTATTTCGCTGTTCGCGCTGCTCAATTGATGAGAGGGCAGTAA
- the elbB gene encoding isoprenoid biosynthesis glyoxalase ElbB produces MTKKVAVILSGCGVYDGAEIHESVITLLRLDQRGAKVQCFAPNSAQMHVINHLTGEEMPEARNVLVESARIARGDIKDLREADAKDFDALIVPGGFGAAKNLSNFAVEGSGCTVNPDVLALAEAFAEAGKPVGLICISPALAAKIYGPGVVCTIGSDADTSAAIVKMGGTHEECNVHDIVEDTQRKLVSTPAYMLAKSISEAAGGIYKLVDRVLELTHEND; encoded by the coding sequence ATGACCAAAAAAGTTGCAGTGATTCTTTCCGGCTGTGGTGTCTATGACGGCGCCGAAATCCACGAAAGCGTGATCACCCTGCTGCGCCTCGACCAGCGCGGCGCCAAGGTGCAGTGCTTTGCGCCCAACAGTGCGCAGATGCACGTGATCAACCACCTGACCGGCGAAGAAATGCCCGAAGCGCGTAACGTGCTGGTGGAGTCGGCGCGTATCGCCCGCGGCGACATCAAGGACCTGCGCGAAGCCGACGCCAAGGACTTCGACGCCCTGATCGTGCCGGGCGGCTTCGGCGCGGCGAAAAACCTGTCCAACTTTGCCGTCGAAGGCAGCGGCTGCACCGTCAACCCGGACGTGCTGGCCCTGGCCGAGGCCTTTGCCGAAGCCGGCAAACCGGTCGGACTGATCTGCATCTCGCCGGCGCTGGCCGCGAAGATCTATGGCCCGGGCGTGGTCTGCACCATCGGCAGCGATGCCGACACCAGCGCTGCCATCGTCAAGATGGGTGGCACCCATGAAGAATGCAATGTGCATGACATCGTCGAAGATACCCAGCGCAAACTGGTCAGCACCCCGGCCTACATGCTAGCCAAGAGCATCAGCGAAGCGGCTGGCGGCATTTACAAGCTGGTTGACCGGGTGCTGGAGCTGACCCACGAGAACGACTGA
- the trxA gene encoding thioredoxin TrxA, producing MSSDLIKHVTDASFEADVLKAEGPVLVDYWAEWCGPCKMIAPVLDDIAATYQGKLTVAKLNIDENQETPAKHGVRGIPTLMLFKNGNVEATKVGALSKSQLAAFLDANI from the coding sequence ATGAGCAGCGATCTTATCAAACACGTCACCGACGCCAGCTTCGAAGCCGACGTACTGAAGGCTGAAGGCCCGGTGCTGGTCGACTACTGGGCTGAATGGTGCGGCCCATGCAAAATGATCGCTCCGGTTCTGGACGACATCGCCGCTACCTACCAGGGCAAACTGACCGTCGCCAAGCTGAACATCGACGAAAACCAGGAAACCCCGGCCAAGCACGGCGTGCGTGGCATCCCGACGCTGATGCTGTTCAAGAACGGCAACGTCGAGGCCACCAAGGTCGGCGCACTGTCGAAGTCTCAGCTGGCAGCCTTCCTGGACGCCAATATCTGA
- the ppx gene encoding exopolyphosphatase, translating to MPQTTAKNLSLIAAIDLGSNSFHMVVAKAHHTEIRILERLGEKVQLAAGINEERQLNEESMQRGLDCLKRFSQLISGMPDGAVRIVGTNALREARNRGEFIRRAEAILGHPVEVISGREEARLIYLGVSHTLADTPGKRLVADIGGGSTEFIIGQRFEPLLRESLQMGCVSYTQRYFRDGKITPARYAQAYTAARLELMSIENALHRLTWDEAIGSSGTIRAIGLALKSGGMGNGEVNAEGLAWLKRKLFKLGETDKIDFEGVKPDRRAIFPAGLAIMEAIFDALELQRMDHCDGALREGVLYDLLGRHHHEDVRERTLSSLMERYHVDQGQAARVERKALHAFDQVAKAWDLEDGIWRELLGWAAKVHEVGLDIAHYHYHKHGAYLIEHSDLAGFSREDQQMLALLVRGHRRNIPKDKFAEFGDEGVKLIRLCVLLRFAILFHHIRGTQQMPTVTLHAAGESLDVEFPAGWLEQNQLTQADFGLEAEWLTRVGFVLSVR from the coding sequence ATGCCGCAAACCACAGCCAAGAATCTGTCCTTGATCGCTGCTATAGACCTGGGCTCCAACAGTTTCCACATGGTGGTCGCCAAGGCCCACCATACCGAGATCCGCATCCTCGAGCGCCTCGGCGAAAAGGTTCAGCTGGCCGCCGGTATAAACGAAGAGCGCCAGCTCAACGAAGAGTCCATGCAGCGCGGCTTGGACTGTCTCAAGCGTTTCTCTCAATTGATCAGCGGCATGCCTGACGGCGCGGTGCGAATCGTCGGCACCAACGCCCTGCGCGAAGCGCGCAACCGCGGCGAATTCATCCGCCGCGCCGAAGCGATCCTGGGGCACCCGGTGGAAGTCATCTCCGGGCGCGAAGAAGCCCGCCTGATCTACCTGGGCGTGTCCCACACCCTGGCCGACACCCCCGGCAAACGCCTGGTCGCCGACATCGGCGGCGGCAGTACCGAATTCATCATTGGCCAGCGCTTCGAGCCGCTGCTGCGCGAAAGCCTGCAGATGGGCTGCGTCAGCTACACCCAGCGCTATTTCCGCGACGGCAAGATCACCCCGGCACGCTACGCCCAGGCCTACACCGCAGCACGCCTGGAGCTGATGAGCATCGAGAATGCCCTGCACCGCCTGACCTGGGACGAGGCCATCGGCTCTTCCGGCACCATCCGCGCCATCGGCCTGGCGCTCAAGTCCGGCGGCATGGGCAATGGCGAAGTCAACGCCGAAGGCCTGGCCTGGCTCAAGCGCAAGCTGTTCAAGCTGGGTGAAACCGACAAGATCGACTTCGAGGGCGTCAAGCCGGACCGCCGGGCGATCTTCCCCGCGGGCCTGGCCATCATGGAAGCGATTTTCGACGCCCTGGAACTGCAGCGCATGGACCACTGCGACGGCGCCCTGCGCGAAGGCGTGCTCTACGACCTGCTAGGCCGCCATCACCATGAAGACGTGCGCGAACGCACGCTGAGCTCGCTGATGGAGCGCTACCACGTCGACCAGGGCCAAGCTGCCCGGGTCGAGCGCAAGGCCCTGCACGCCTTCGACCAGGTCGCCAAGGCCTGGGACCTGGAGGACGGGATCTGGCGTGAACTGCTGGGCTGGGCCGCCAAGGTGCATGAAGTGGGCCTGGATATCGCCCACTACCATTACCACAAGCACGGTGCCTACCTGATCGAGCACTCGGACCTGGCCGGTTTCTCCCGGGAAGACCAGCAGATGCTCGCGCTGCTGGTGCGCGGCCACCGTCGCAATATCCCCAAGGACAAGTTCGCCGAGTTCGGTGATGAAGGCGTCAAGCTGATACGCCTGTGCGTGCTGCTGCGCTTTGCGATTCTCTTCCACCACATCCGCGGCACCCAGCAGATGCCGACGGTGACGCTGCACGCCGCCGGTGAAAGCCTGGACGTCGAATTCCCGGCTGGCTGGCTTGAGCAGAACCAGCTGACCCAGGCCGACTTCGGCCTGGAGGCTGAATGGCTGACCCGGGTCGGCTTCGTCCTCAGCGTACGCTGA
- the ppk1 gene encoding polyphosphate kinase 1, whose amino-acid sequence MNNEVLSDVDMKQAQPVPEQLLETPPEPAALPVAEVEAPAPAPAPAAPAIAIPGLDDSSLYIHRELSQLQFNIRVLEQALDENYPLLERLKFLLIFSSNLDEFFEIRVAGLKKQITFAREQAGADGLQPHQALARISEVVHSEVDRQYAILNDVLLPELEKHQIRFIRRRHWNTKIKTWVRRFFRDEIAPIITPIGLDPTHPFPLLVNKSLNFIVELEGVDAFGRDSGLAIIPAPRLLPRVIKVPEDVGGTGDNYVFLSSMIHAHADDLFQGMKVKGCYQFRLTRNADLALDSEDVEDLARALRGELFSRRYGDAVRLEVADTCPKHLSDYLLKQFSLSESELYQVNGPVNLTRLFSITGLDSHPELQYTPFTPAIPKLLQNAENIFSVVGKQDILLMHPFESFTPVVDLLRQAAKDPHVLAVRQTLYRSGANSEIVDALVDAARNGKEVTAVIELRARFDEESNLQLASRLQAAGAVVIYGVVGFKTHAKMMLILRREAGEIVRYAHLGTGNYHAGNARLYTDYSLLTSDDALCEDVGKLFSQLIGMGKTLRMKKLLHAPFTLKKGMLDMIARETQFALDGKPAHIIAKFNSLTDPKIIRALYKASQSGVRIDLVVRGMCCLRPGIAGVSHNIHVRSIIGRFLEHTRVFYFLNGGEEQMFLSSADWMERNLDKRVETCFPVEGKKLILRVKKELEGYLTDNTHAWILQPDGRYVRSTPTGNQNPRSAQATLLERLSNPVLSVR is encoded by the coding sequence ATGAATAACGAAGTACTGAGTGATGTCGACATGAAGCAAGCCCAGCCCGTGCCCGAGCAACTGCTCGAAACCCCGCCTGAGCCTGCTGCGTTGCCTGTGGCCGAGGTCGAGGCGCCCGCGCCTGCGCCGGCACCCGCGGCGCCGGCCATCGCTATCCCTGGCCTGGATGACAGCAGCCTGTACATTCACCGCGAGCTGTCCCAGCTGCAGTTCAACATCCGTGTGCTGGAGCAGGCGCTGGATGAGAACTATCCCTTGCTGGAGCGGTTGAAGTTTCTGCTGATCTTTTCCAGCAACCTGGATGAGTTCTTCGAGATTCGTGTGGCGGGCCTGAAGAAGCAGATCACCTTCGCCCGTGAACAGGCCGGGGCCGATGGCCTGCAACCGCACCAGGCCCTGGCGCGGATCAGCGAGGTGGTGCACAGCGAAGTGGATCGCCAATACGCGATCCTCAACGACGTGCTGTTGCCGGAGCTGGAAAAGCACCAGATCCGCTTTATCCGCCGCCGTCACTGGAACACCAAGATCAAGACCTGGGTGCGGCGCTTCTTCCGTGACGAGATCGCGCCGATCATTACCCCGATTGGCCTGGACCCGACGCACCCGTTCCCGTTGCTGGTGAACAAGAGCCTGAACTTCATCGTCGAGCTTGAGGGTGTGGACGCCTTTGGCCGCGATTCGGGCCTGGCGATCATCCCGGCGCCGCGCTTGCTTCCGCGGGTGATCAAGGTTCCGGAAGACGTGGGCGGCACTGGCGACAACTATGTGTTCCTGTCGTCGATGATCCACGCGCACGCCGATGACCTGTTCCAGGGCATGAAGGTCAAGGGGTGCTATCAGTTCCGCCTGACCCGTAACGCCGACCTGGCGCTGGACTCCGAGGATGTCGAGGACCTGGCCCGGGCCCTGCGTGGCGAACTGTTCTCGCGCCGTTATGGCGATGCAGTGCGCCTGGAAGTGGCCGACACCTGCCCCAAACACCTCTCGGACTACCTGCTCAAGCAGTTCAGCCTGAGTGAAAGCGAGCTGTACCAGGTCAACGGCCCGGTCAACCTGACCCGGTTGTTCAGCATCACCGGCCTGGACAGTCACCCCGAGCTGCAATACACCCCGTTCACACCAGCTATCCCCAAGCTGTTGCAGAACGCCGAGAATATTTTCAGCGTGGTCGGCAAGCAGGACATCCTGCTCATGCACCCCTTCGAGTCGTTCACCCCGGTGGTCGATCTGCTGCGCCAGGCCGCCAAGGACCCGCACGTCCTGGCGGTGCGCCAGACCCTGTACCGCAGCGGTGCCAACTCGGAGATCGTCGACGCGCTGGTCGACGCAGCGCGTAACGGCAAGGAGGTCACCGCGGTGATCGAGTTGCGTGCGCGTTTCGACGAAGAGTCCAACCTGCAACTGGCCAGCCGCCTGCAGGCTGCGGGTGCGGTGGTGATCTACGGTGTGGTGGGCTTCAAGACCCACGCCAAGATGATGCTGATCCTGCGTCGCGAAGCCGGCGAGATCGTTCGCTATGCGCACCTGGGGACGGGCAACTACCACGCCGGCAACGCCCGCCTGTACACCGACTACAGCCTGCTGACCTCCGACGACGCCTTGTGCGAAGACGTGGGCAAACTGTTCAGCCAGTTGATCGGCATGGGCAAGACGCTGCGCATGAAGAAACTCCTGCACGCGCCGTTCACCCTGAAGAAGGGCATGCTCGACATGATCGCGCGGGAAACCCAGTTTGCCCTCGACGGCAAGCCTGCGCACATCATTGCCAAGTTCAACTCGCTGACCGATCCGAAGATCATCCGCGCCTTGTACAAGGCCAGTCAGTCAGGCGTGCGTATCGACCTGGTGGTGCGCGGCATGTGCTGCCTGCGTCCGGGCATTGCCGGGGTATCGCACAACATCCATGTGCGCTCGATCATCGGCCGTTTCCTGGAGCACACCCGGGTGTTCTACTTCCTCAACGGTGGCGAGGAACAGATGTTCCTGTCGAGCGCCGACTGGATGGAGCGCAACCTCGACAAGCGCGTCGAGACCTGCTTCCCGGTGGAGGGCAAGAAGTTGATCCTGCGGGTGAAAAAGGAACTGGAAGGGTACCTGACCGACAACACTCACGCCTGGATCCTGCAGCCGGACGGTCGCTACGTACGCAGCACACCGACCGGCAACCAGAACCCGCGCAGTGCCCAGGCGACCTTGCTGGAACGCCTGAGCAATCCGGTCCTCAGCGTACGCTGA
- a CDS encoding DedA family protein produces MLQQFLQDFGYFALFLGTFFEGETILVLAGFLAFRGYMDINMVVLVAFFGSYAGDQLWYFMGRKHGRKLLARKPRWQLMGDRALEHIRRHPDIWVLSFRFVYGLRTVMPVAIGLSGYPPRRYLLLNGIGAAVWALALGAAAYHFGAILEGMLGNVKKYELWVLGGLLALGGCLWLRRRFRAARVARKEAAAVQTEQADQAVDKQPGPDQGSDRP; encoded by the coding sequence ATGCTCCAACAATTCCTGCAGGATTTTGGCTACTTTGCCCTTTTTCTCGGCACGTTTTTCGAAGGTGAGACCATCCTGGTTCTCGCAGGCTTCCTTGCGTTCCGCGGATACATGGATATCAACATGGTGGTCCTGGTGGCCTTCTTCGGCAGCTATGCCGGGGACCAGCTCTGGTACTTCATGGGGCGCAAGCATGGGCGCAAGCTGCTGGCACGTAAACCGCGCTGGCAGTTGATGGGTGACCGGGCGCTGGAGCACATCCGCCGCCACCCGGATATCTGGGTGTTGAGTTTCCGCTTTGTGTACGGCTTGCGTACCGTGATGCCGGTGGCCATTGGCCTGTCCGGCTACCCACCGCGCCGCTATCTGTTGCTGAACGGCATCGGCGCGGCTGTCTGGGCCCTGGCCCTTGGCGCCGCCGCCTACCACTTTGGCGCCATCCTCGAAGGCATGCTGGGTAACGTTAAGAAGTACGAGCTATGGGTGCTCGGCGGCCTGCTGGCCCTCGGCGGCTGCCTGTGGCTGCGTCGCCGGTTCCGTGCCGCGCGCGTTGCCCGCAAGGAAGCGGCTGCCGTACAAACCGAGCAAGCTGATCAGGCTGTAGACAAGCAACCCGGCCCAGACCAGGGCAGTGACCGGCCATAA